One window from the genome of Syntrophales bacterium encodes:
- a CDS encoding 3-oxoacyl-ACP reductase FabG, translating into MTDEKKVAIVTGGAKGIGAACVRELSGRGFRVGICFRSSKEAAEGLLEGIDDGFLLPVDLADIAQIDQMLEGLKSETARVDVLVNNAGVAIDIDMLRMKIEQFDQQRAAARGAWYLTKRILRQYMLRANSGRIINISSVVGHTGNAGQIPYAMEKAALDALTKSLCRELKGREILVNSVAPGFIDTDMTVRLPEEVREGILAGIPLGRMGRPEEVAQVVGFLADSASYITGTVIHVNGGMYGG; encoded by the coding sequence ATGACAGATGAAAAAAAGGTTGCAATTGTAACGGGGGGCGCGAAGGGAATCGGGGCCGCCTGTGTGCGCGAACTCTCCGGAAGGGGCTTTCGGGTGGGGATTTGCTTTCGTTCCAGCAAAGAGGCGGCGGAAGGCCTGCTTGAGGGGATAGACGACGGATTTTTACTGCCGGTCGATCTGGCCGATATCGCGCAGATTGACCAGATGCTGGAAGGCCTGAAAAGTGAAACAGCCCGCGTTGACGTCCTTGTCAACAATGCCGGGGTCGCAATCGATATCGACATGCTGCGGATGAAAATCGAGCAGTTTGACCAGCAGCGCGCAGCGGCGCGGGGCGCCTGGTACCTGACAAAACGCATTTTGCGCCAGTACATGCTGCGCGCCAACAGCGGCCGGATCATTAACATTTCAAGCGTAGTCGGCCACACCGGGAACGCCGGCCAGATTCCCTACGCGATGGAAAAGGCGGCGCTCGACGCCCTGACGAAATCCCTTTGCCGGGAACTTAAAGGACGCGAGATTCTTGTCAATTCTGTTGCCCCCGGGTTCATCGATACGGATATGACCGTTCGCCTGCCGGAGGAAGTCCGGGAGGGAATTCTGGCAGGCATTCCGCTCGGCCGGATGGGACGGCCGGAAGAGGTGGCCCAGGTCGTCGGTTTTCTGGCAGACTCAGCATCTTACATAACCGGCACGGTTATCCATGTGAACGGAGGAATGTATGGCGGCTGA
- a CDS encoding ATP-binding protein, whose product MFYKRHIKERIIELLQDFRIVYLTGPRQAGKSTIAREIAKELGMGYYTIDDAALRASALSDPQGLLASLKKPLVLDEFQMAPSLIGAIKIISDIADSQKGIFLLTGSSDIFRSAQVQETLPGHLARVELYPLSQAERYNCHSNRIDLIVGAAFDDTLLKPLNRVALGQMLMEGGYPEVITKSPRSRSAWFASYIEGRLLKDFETMHRVKGDYHTKLSALIRNLAGMNGNLVKYANIANDLSQDDKTVRRYMEILEMMFIIQRLNPYVRNRSKRAVVGMPKLHFIDTGLACHLLGLKQAESLHTTQFFGGLVENFVFCELLKHATWSTEEVQFYHFRDNAKNEIDLVIERSDGKVIGVEVKASMTVGPEDFAGIASFADYSKDNFLHGILFYSGDKVLPFKINNLICFAVPIATFLARQPEAADGGRVEEDAI is encoded by the coding sequence ATGTTCTACAAACGTCATATAAAAGAACGTATCATTGAACTTTTACAAGATTTTCGCATTGTTTATCTAACCGGCCCTCGACAGGCTGGGAAAAGCACTATTGCCAGAGAGATTGCCAAAGAGCTGGGGATGGGGTACTATACCATTGACGATGCTGCCTTGCGGGCGTCTGCCCTGAGCGATCCCCAGGGTCTCCTTGCTTCCCTGAAAAAACCTCTGGTACTGGATGAATTTCAGATGGCGCCCAGCCTGATTGGCGCCATAAAGATAATTTCAGATATCGCTGACAGCCAAAAAGGCATATTTCTTTTAACCGGTTCTTCCGATATTTTTCGATCCGCCCAAGTACAGGAAACATTGCCGGGTCACCTGGCACGGGTAGAGCTTTACCCGTTATCGCAAGCGGAGCGATATAATTGCCACAGCAACCGGATTGACCTGATCGTTGGCGCCGCATTTGATGATACGCTGCTGAAACCGCTGAACAGAGTCGCCCTCGGGCAGATGCTCATGGAAGGAGGTTATCCGGAAGTGATAACCAAATCTCCCCGTTCTCGAAGCGCATGGTTTGCTTCATACATCGAAGGTCGTCTGCTGAAAGATTTTGAAACCATGCATCGGGTCAAAGGGGACTATCACACTAAACTATCGGCGCTCATCCGCAACCTGGCAGGCATGAACGGAAATCTGGTAAAATATGCAAATATCGCCAACGATCTGTCGCAGGATGATAAAACTGTAAGACGGTACATGGAGATATTGGAGATGATGTTTATCATTCAGCGCCTCAATCCGTATGTTCGCAACCGCTCCAAACGCGCTGTTGTTGGAATGCCTAAACTCCATTTTATTGATACGGGTCTGGCCTGCCACCTGCTGGGACTGAAACAGGCCGAATCACTCCATACAACTCAATTTTTTGGCGGGCTTGTGGAAAACTTCGTCTTTTGCGAATTACTGAAACATGCAACATGGTCAACTGAAGAGGTACAATTTTACCATTTCCGCGACAACGCAAAGAATGAAATTGATTTGGTTATAGAACGGAGTGACGGCAAGGTTATCGGCGTTGAGGTAAAGGCTTCCATGACCGTCGGGCCGGAAGATTTTGCAGGCATCGCCAGTTTTGCCGATTACAGCAAAGACAATTTTCTCCACGGCATACTGTTTTATTCAGGGGACAAAGTGCTGCCGTTTAAAATCAACAATCTTATCTGCTTCGCAGTTCCGATTGCCACATTTCTTGCCCGCCAGCCTGAAGCAGCAGATGGCGGTCGTGTCGAAGAAGACGCAATCTAA
- a CDS encoding acyl-CoA dehydrogenase family protein encodes MDFNLNEEQKQYLDTVRRFVAREITPHVLNLEKGHVFPFEIIRKAWELGVMNLSIPEDIKGYGVDAIASALIIRELSYGDSGIATSTMCNDLANIVIALHGNKEQQERFLSPFANEAILASFCLTEPNAGSDNSSMTTVMRKGKDGKYILNGAKCFITNASFASQFTVFCKVGKPASPFMACVVIPSLSLEPETAELDSHSSREIPLPGGGRIVTGKPEDKLGQRLSNTATVTFEDVVLDDEQIIGDRRLGFQYITDVLDYARPMVAAIGVGLAKRALDVTLAYTKERRQFGQRICDMPVARETLVAMWKKVELADMALMKAAFMIKDGSPEQGMYASLAKNMAAEAAIFCATEGLHLHGGYGFMAEYEISKLLRDAQIIDIYEGTREVQNMIIGRELI; translated from the coding sequence ATGGATTTCAATCTTAATGAAGAGCAGAAGCAGTATCTTGATACAGTGCGACGTTTCGTGGCGCGGGAAATAACGCCCCATGTGCTCAATCTCGAAAAGGGGCATGTCTTTCCATTTGAAATTATCCGCAAGGCGTGGGAACTCGGCGTCATGAATCTTTCCATCCCGGAGGATATCAAGGGTTATGGGGTGGATGCGATTGCGTCGGCGTTGATTATCCGCGAGCTTTCCTATGGCGACAGCGGAATTGCCACTTCGACCATGTGCAACGACCTGGCCAATATCGTGATCGCCCTGCATGGCAATAAGGAGCAGCAGGAACGATTCCTTTCCCCGTTTGCCAATGAAGCGATTCTGGCTTCATTCTGTCTGACTGAACCGAATGCCGGTTCCGACAATTCCAGCATGACCACCGTCATGCGCAAAGGCAAGGACGGAAAATACATCCTGAACGGCGCCAAATGCTTTATCACCAATGCCTCTTTCGCATCCCAGTTTACCGTTTTTTGCAAGGTGGGGAAGCCGGCCTCCCCGTTTATGGCCTGCGTGGTCATTCCCTCGCTTTCGTTGGAACCGGAAACGGCGGAACTTGATTCCCACTCCTCCCGCGAGATTCCGCTTCCCGGCGGAGGCAGGATCGTGACGGGCAAGCCGGAGGACAAGTTGGGACAGCGTCTCTCCAATACGGCGACGGTCACCTTCGAGGACGTGGTCCTCGATGATGAACAGATAATCGGAGATCGGCGTCTGGGTTTCCAGTACATAACCGATGTCCTCGACTATGCCCGGCCGATGGTGGCGGCAATCGGGGTGGGCCTGGCTAAGCGCGCTTTGGACGTGACCCTTGCCTATACCAAGGAGCGCCGCCAGTTCGGTCAGCGGATTTGCGATATGCCGGTTGCCAGAGAAACGCTCGTCGCGATGTGGAAAAAGGTAGAGCTTGCCGATATGGCCCTGATGAAGGCGGCGTTCATGATCAAGGATGGTTCGCCCGAGCAGGGGATGTATGCCTCGCTTGCCAAAAACATGGCCGCCGAGGCGGCAATCTTCTGCGCCACGGAAGGTTTGCACCTCCACGGCGGCTATGGCTTCATGGCCGAGTATGAGATATCCAAGCTGCTGCGGGATGCCCAGATCATCGATATTTATGAAGGCACCCGCGAGGTTCAGAACATGATCATCGGCAGGGAGCTGATTTAA
- a CDS encoding Ig-like domain-containing protein: MQNAERNRKNGSHANRLSKSRPCGLLRLLLPFLFLLTMLAPLESNAADLAVINGDFSIDDPSDPNFGWTLSGAAYIDAGTLKLPEGGDTYSEASQVINIPAGTSTLSFTLMKINLEPDQGNPPDAFVVYLEDPTTKSALIEPIDSTAIFRYQQTGEVSYSPKVTVPGASASGSAWTPVLPAQVLVDVSGITTTAVSARVVFSLVNYAGGASQVEIDNFQTMAAPVANDDTSTVNEDTLTPIDIDVLSNDTDLNGNETLDPATVAVATSPAHGSAAVQSDGKIRYAPALNYWGSDSFTYTVKDNDGHLSNTATVTVNVLPVNDAPVANADTLTAAEDTAATYTSALLVGNDTDVEDDTLTVAGVTSGAGGTAALNADGTVTFTPSLNFNGAASFTYTASDGSATSNAATVTVNVAAVNDAPVANADTLTATEDTAATYTAVQLAGNDTDAEGSALTVAGVTSGTGGTAALNADGTVTFTPSLNFNGAASFTYAVSDGSATSSAATVTVNVSPVNDAPVANADVLTATEDTASTYTAVQLAGNDTDVEDSALTVAGVTNGTGGTAALNADGTVTFTPSLNFNGAASFTYTVSDGSATSNAATATVNVAAVNDAPVANAGPDQSIREGNVATLDGSSSADVEDVNLVYSWTQISGAPTVTLSDPAAVKPTFAAPKVQAAGGLLTFQLKVTDSGNAESTDTVSIQINNYVIPCDVNDSGAVDLADSVILLRAFTRLPNPGVSMTLAADVNGDKRLDISEVICTLQHAAGLR; the protein is encoded by the coding sequence ATGCAGAACGCAGAACGAAACCGGAAAAACGGGTCACATGCCAATCGACTGTCAAAGTCCCGGCCCTGCGGATTGTTGCGCCTGCTTCTGCCTTTCTTGTTTCTGTTGACTATGCTGGCGCCGCTGGAAAGTAACGCTGCGGACCTGGCGGTAATAAACGGCGACTTCTCAATCGATGACCCTTCAGATCCCAATTTCGGATGGACACTCAGTGGCGCGGCGTACATCGACGCGGGCACACTTAAACTTCCGGAAGGGGGAGACACTTATTCTGAAGCGTCGCAGGTGATCAATATTCCGGCGGGGACGTCCACGTTGTCTTTTACCCTGATGAAGATAAATCTGGAGCCCGACCAGGGAAATCCTCCGGATGCCTTTGTTGTTTATCTGGAAGACCCCACGACCAAATCGGCGCTTATAGAGCCAATTGATTCCACCGCTATTTTCAGGTATCAGCAGACCGGGGAGGTCTCTTATTCCCCCAAGGTGACCGTTCCTGGCGCTTCCGCAAGCGGCTCTGCCTGGACTCCTGTCCTGCCGGCACAGGTGCTGGTTGATGTAAGCGGTATCACCACAACGGCTGTCAGCGCCAGGGTGGTATTTTCGCTCGTAAATTATGCAGGCGGGGCAAGCCAGGTCGAGATCGACAATTTCCAGACCATGGCAGCCCCCGTGGCCAATGATGACACTTCCACAGTAAATGAGGATACGCTGACCCCGATCGATATCGATGTTTTGTCGAACGACACGGATCTCAACGGAAACGAAACGCTGGATCCGGCCACCGTGGCGGTGGCGACCTCGCCTGCCCACGGGAGCGCTGCGGTTCAGTCTGACGGAAAGATTCGCTACGCCCCCGCATTGAACTATTGGGGTTCAGATAGTTTTACCTATACGGTGAAGGATAACGATGGGCATCTTTCCAATACAGCCACGGTGACGGTGAACGTGCTGCCGGTGAACGATGCGCCGGTGGCAAATGCGGACACGCTGACTGCGGCAGAAGACACAGCGGCGACCTACACGTCGGCGCTGTTGGTGGGCAATGACACGGACGTGGAAGACGACACGCTGACGGTTGCCGGTGTGACGAGCGGCGCTGGCGGCACGGCGGCGCTGAACGCCGACGGGACGGTTACCTTCACGCCAAGCTTGAACTTCAACGGCGCGGCGAGTTTCACATATACGGCCAGCGACGGCAGCGCGACGAGCAATGCGGCGACGGTGACGGTGAACGTGGCGGCGGTGAACGATGCGCCGGTGGCGAATGCGGACACTTTGACTGCGACTGAAGACACTGCGGCGACCTACACAGCGGTTCAGTTGGCGGGCAACGACACGGACGCGGAGGGTAGCGCCCTGACGGTTGCCGGTGTGACGAGCGGCACGGGCGGCACGGCGGCGCTGAACGCCGACGGGACGGTTACCTTCACGCCAAGCTTGAACTTCAACGGCGCGGCGAGCTTCACATATGCGGTCAGCGACGGCAGCGCGACGAGCAGCGCGGCGACGGTGACGGTGAACGTGTCGCCGGTGAACGATGCGCCGGTGGCGAATGCCGACGTGCTGACAGCAACGGAAGACACGGCGTCAACTTACACGGCGGTTCAGTTGGCGGGCAACGACACGGACGTGGAGGATAGCGCCCTGACGGTTGCCGGTGTGACGAATGGCACGGGCGGCACGGCGGCGCTGAACGCCGACGGGACGGTGACTTTCACGCCAAGCTTGAACTTCAACGGTGCGGCGAGCTTCACATATACGGTCAGCGACGGCAGCGCGACGAGCAATGCGGCGACGGCGACGGTGAACGTGGCGGCGGTGAACGATGCGCCGGTTGCAAACGCCGGCCCGGACCAGTCGATAAGGGAAGGAAATGTAGCGACCCTGGACGGCTCCTCATCGGCGGACGTGGAGGATGTCAATCTTGTGTATTCCTGGACTCAAATTAGTGGAGCGCCCACGGTGACGCTTTCTGATCCGGCCGCAGTGAAGCCGACCTTTGCAGCTCCGAAGGTGCAAGCGGCGGGCGGTCTGCTGACCTTCCAACTGAAGGTGACGGATTCCGGCAATGCGGAGAGTACGGACACCGTTTCCATCCAGATCAATAATTATGTGATCCCCTGTGATGTGAATGACAGCGGCGCGGTTGATCTTGCCGATTCCGTCATCCTGCTGAGGGCGTTCACCCGACTTCCCAATCCTGGCGTAAGCATGACACTTGCGGCGGATGTAAACGGAGATAAGCGCCTGGATATCTCGGAAGTGATCTGTACCCTCCAGCATGCCGCGGGGCTAAGGTAA
- the fabA gene encoding bifunctional 3-hydroxydecanoyl-ACP dehydratase/trans-2-decenoyl-ACP isomerase, which produces MTYEEFQQGGNFNKEQIIAFAYGKLVDNPPESFLARLPAPPFLMLDRIIEITADGSKGSIVAEQDIHLDAWYFQCHMPGDPVQPGCLGVDAIWQLLGFYCVWRGALGSGRALGCGEVAFSGQIRPYNSIVRYEVEVRRLTHLKESGATIAVGEGSIFVDGEEIAEVHGARSGVFKNIAYQDYPLRSANSVGGKLGK; this is translated from the coding sequence ATGACCTACGAGGAATTTCAGCAGGGCGGGAATTTCAATAAGGAGCAGATAATTGCCTTTGCCTACGGGAAACTGGTTGACAATCCGCCGGAGTCTTTTCTGGCCCGTCTCCCGGCGCCGCCGTTTCTGATGCTGGACCGGATTATAGAGATTACCGCGGACGGTTCGAAGGGATCAATCGTTGCCGAGCAGGATATTCATCTGGATGCGTGGTATTTTCAGTGTCACATGCCGGGCGACCCGGTGCAGCCCGGCTGCCTCGGGGTTGATGCCATCTGGCAGCTCCTCGGATTTTATTGCGTCTGGCGCGGGGCCTTGGGATCGGGAAGGGCGCTCGGGTGCGGCGAGGTTGCCTTCAGTGGCCAGATACGTCCATATAATAGCATAGTTAGATACGAGGTCGAGGTGAGGCGTTTGACGCATCTCAAGGAATCGGGGGCGACAATTGCGGTCGGCGAAGGGAGTATCTTTGTGGACGGGGAAGAGATTGCCGAGGTTCATGGGGCCCGTTCCGGGGTCTTCAAAAATATAGCATATCAGGACTACCCGCTCCGCTCGGCAAATTCAGTCGGCGGCAAGTTGGGGAAGTAA
- a CDS encoding 1-acyl-sn-glycerol-3-phosphate acyltransferase, whose protein sequence is MITPTDRRKLSLQQFLGGIAAVVTAPLCFLFVKLRGYSIRDLKQVRQQVKSLTRKHEGPWLVCPNHLTMIDSLVLTYGLLSLPDHIFHFRQIPWNLPEIKNFYKNTFLVVLCYLLKCIPVDRGGSREEVQRLLDKCLQVFNWKQRLVIFPEGTRSRHGRVDRENFSYGVGRLVDEQKETRVLIVYLRGDHQENYGSMPVQGERFTMLLEAFVPERREGGGLRVQRDYARQIVDRLALLEEQYFASRRQ, encoded by the coding sequence ATGATAACACCAACGGATCGCCGTAAACTGTCCTTACAGCAATTTCTGGGCGGGATCGCCGCCGTCGTGACGGCGCCGCTTTGTTTTCTCTTCGTGAAGTTGAGAGGGTACAGTATCCGCGATTTAAAGCAGGTTCGCCAGCAAGTCAAAAGCTTGACTCGCAAACACGAGGGGCCATGGCTTGTCTGCCCCAATCACCTGACGATGATTGATTCGCTGGTGCTAACCTATGGCCTTTTATCGCTCCCCGATCATATTTTTCATTTCCGGCAAATTCCTTGGAACTTGCCGGAAATAAAGAACTTTTACAAGAATACCTTTCTTGTGGTTTTGTGTTACCTGCTGAAATGCATCCCGGTTGACCGGGGCGGGAGCCGGGAGGAGGTGCAGCGACTGCTCGATAAATGCCTCCAGGTGTTCAATTGGAAGCAGCGGCTGGTTATCTTCCCGGAGGGGACAAGGTCACGACACGGCAGGGTTGACCGGGAGAATTTTTCCTATGGCGTTGGCCGGCTTGTTGATGAGCAGAAAGAAACCCGTGTATTGATAGTTTATCTGCGCGGAGACCATCAGGAAAATTACGGATCGATGCCGGTTCAGGGAGAGCGTTTCACGATGTTGCTGGAGGCCTTCGTCCCGGAGCGCCGTGAAGGGGGAGGGCTGCGCGTGCAGAGGGACTACGCGCGGCAGATAGTCGATCGCCTTGCTTTGCTGGAGGAGCAGTACTTTGCCTCCCGTCGGCAATGA
- a CDS encoding beta-hydroxyacyl-ACP dehydratase, with protein sequence MAADAALRNRILGMVPQQRPFRFISEIRELDEEHIVGAYRFGEDEYFYQGHFPGFPVTPGVILIETMAQTGVVAFGIYLQMMQKKGENSLEDMIALFTFADGVEFNDVVRPGETVTVSARKSYFRGNQLKSECAMTRQDGAAICSGFLTGRAVPREKFAK encoded by the coding sequence ATGGCGGCTGATGCTGCTTTACGGAATCGCATTCTGGGAATGGTGCCCCAGCAGCGCCCATTTCGGTTTATCTCGGAGATCCGTGAACTTGACGAGGAGCATATCGTCGGGGCTTACCGGTTTGGCGAGGATGAGTATTTTTATCAGGGTCATTTCCCCGGCTTTCCGGTAACGCCCGGGGTTATCCTGATTGAGACGATGGCCCAGACAGGGGTTGTCGCGTTCGGCATTTATCTGCAGATGATGCAGAAAAAAGGGGAAAATAGTCTGGAGGATATGATAGCGCTTTTTACATTCGCCGATGGCGTGGAGTTCAATGATGTTGTTCGTCCCGGCGAGACGGTCACGGTTTCCGCGAGGAAGTCATACTTCCGCGGGAATCAGCTCAAGTCTGAGTGCGCCATGACGAGGCAGGACGGCGCGGCTATCTGTTCCGGATTTCTTACCGGCCGGGCGGTGCCGCGGGAAAAGTTTGCCAAATAA
- a CDS encoding ketoacyl-ACP synthase III — MLYLHGIGHFHPENVMSNRFFEELGIGTDDAWIMERVGIRERRTVLSLDYITQTKNKDPRAANEASLYTNAQTASFAAKTAMERAGIKPEDIGLVISGCCAPSYSTPADAAVIAAALGIEAPCFDLNSACTSFGMHVDFLNRMAPERLPRYVLIVQPENITRAMDFSDRSNCVLFGDGTTAAVLSGTVPSRLAFIESDCMTKTSAWDKVMIINGHFRQDGHAVQGFAIRSMTDSVRKFMSFTEGKEGRFLFIGHQANMLALRTVCERAKIADENHWYNVDSLGNTGCAGAPAVLSAHWDELKDGDRVGICLVGAGLTTVQLLLEVDDNRVQQ, encoded by the coding sequence ATGCTTTATCTGCACGGAATTGGCCATTTTCATCCGGAAAACGTAATGAGCAACCGCTTTTTTGAGGAGCTCGGCATTGGAACGGATGATGCTTGGATAATGGAGCGGGTAGGGATTCGGGAACGGCGGACGGTTCTTTCCCTTGACTATATAACCCAGACGAAAAACAAGGATCCGCGGGCGGCGAACGAGGCCAGCCTTTACACCAACGCCCAGACGGCGTCTTTTGCGGCCAAAACGGCGATGGAACGCGCCGGAATAAAACCTGAAGATATCGGGTTGGTTATCTCTGGCTGCTGCGCCCCTTCCTATTCGACGCCGGCGGATGCGGCGGTCATTGCTGCCGCGCTGGGTATCGAAGCCCCGTGTTTTGATCTGAACTCGGCTTGCACGAGCTTTGGGATGCATGTGGATTTTTTAAACAGAATGGCGCCGGAGCGGCTTCCGCGCTACGTCCTCATTGTGCAGCCGGAGAACATCACCCGGGCGATGGATTTCAGCGACCGGTCAAACTGCGTTCTTTTCGGCGATGGAACCACGGCCGCTGTTTTGTCGGGAACGGTTCCTTCACGCCTGGCCTTTATCGAATCGGATTGCATGACGAAGACCTCGGCGTGGGATAAGGTCATGATCATCAATGGCCATTTCCGTCAGGACGGACACGCCGTTCAGGGATTCGCCATCCGCAGCATGACGGATTCCGTCAGAAAATTCATGTCTTTTACTGAAGGAAAAGAGGGGCGTTTCCTTTTTATCGGTCATCAGGCGAATATGCTGGCCCTCCGCACCGTCTGCGAGCGGGCAAAGATAGCCGATGAAAATCACTGGTATAACGTGGATTCATTGGGGAATACCGGCTGCGCGGGGGCGCCGGCGGTGCTGAGCGCCCACTGGGACGAATTAAAGGATGGCGACCGGGTGGGAATTTGCCTCGTCGGGGCAGGCCTGACCACGGTTCAGTTGCTATTGGAAGTTGATGATAACAGGGTGCAACAATGA
- a CDS encoding 4'-phosphopantetheinyl transferase superfamily protein, which translates to MPPVGNDIVDLAEPENIGKSSDKRFCRRVFNPRELSLIANSDRPDSILWALWAAKEAAYKAVSRGDPSVCSIPKRYPVNIESGACLSDASSLQGSVTTPLGRMPVQIFIAGEMLHVIAAETSEALARVVFRVERIDADSDDPSLFARKILLDEVARRLCCRIDDLSVAREEQGAGAPFLLFRDNRLPAEISLSHDGRFVAFALDPVTIG; encoded by the coding sequence TTGCCTCCCGTCGGCAATGACATCGTCGATCTGGCCGAGCCGGAAAATATCGGCAAAAGCAGCGACAAGCGTTTCTGCCGCCGTGTTTTCAATCCCCGTGAATTATCGTTAATCGCCAACTCCGACCGCCCGGACAGCATTCTCTGGGCGCTCTGGGCCGCAAAAGAGGCCGCCTACAAGGCGGTAAGCCGCGGCGATCCGTCGGTTTGTTCAATACCCAAAAGATATCCCGTTAATATCGAGTCAGGGGCTTGTCTTTCAGATGCCTCTTCTCTGCAGGGCAGCGTGACCACTCCCCTGGGACGGATGCCCGTGCAGATATTTATTGCCGGGGAGATGCTCCATGTGATTGCGGCAGAAACTTCGGAGGCGCTGGCGAGGGTCGTTTTCCGCGTCGAGCGGATCGATGCAGACAGCGATGATCCGTCCCTGTTTGCAAGAAAAATCCTGCTCGACGAGGTTGCCCGACGTCTTTGCTGCCGCATTGACGATTTGTCCGTTGCCAGAGAGGAACAAGGGGCAGGCGCCCCTTTCTTGCTTTTTCGCGACAACCGCCTTCCCGCCGAAATAAGTCTGAGCCACGACGGCCGGTTTGTCGCCTTTGCCCTGGATCCTGTTACCATTGGGTAA
- a CDS encoding beta-ketoacyl-[acyl-carrier-protein] synthase family protein yields MRRRVVVTGMGVVAPNGYGLDAFADALREGRSGIRFVPRMAELNFGCQVGGGAPEGFDKIRDSYFDSEELMSINDNIGFASVAAIDAWKDAGFSVPAADEDRVNWDAGVIAGSGIGGMDTIAGTLVPLVNDGKCRRMGSRVVEQVMNSATSARIAGLLALGNQVTSNSSACSTGNEAIIEGVARIRNGLATRMLAGGSEGASPYIWAGFDAMKVICRKFNDRPQEASRPMSATAAGFVPGAGGAFLLLEELEAALARGARIYAEVLGGMVNCGGHRNGGTITAPNPEGVVRCIKGAIADAGIASEQIDLINGHLTATSADPGEVKNWSVALGRGPENFPMINSTKSMIGHCLGATGAIECVGVVLQLRDGFIHPSINCEDVHPLIAPWEGSIPHAAVDSPDLKTAIKAGFGFGDVNSCLIFKKWEE; encoded by the coding sequence ATGAGACGCAGGGTTGTTGTTACGGGGATGGGGGTGGTGGCGCCGAACGGTTACGGTCTCGACGCATTTGCCGACGCCCTTCGGGAGGGTCGGTCGGGGATCCGTTTTGTCCCCAGGATGGCGGAGTTGAACTTCGGCTGCCAGGTTGGAGGAGGAGCGCCGGAAGGCTTTGACAAGATCAGAGACAGTTATTTTGACAGCGAAGAGTTGATGTCGATTAACGACAATATCGGGTTTGCCTCCGTCGCGGCGATCGATGCCTGGAAGGACGCCGGTTTCAGCGTCCCTGCGGCTGATGAAGACCGGGTGAATTGGGATGCCGGCGTCATTGCCGGATCCGGCATCGGCGGCATGGACACGATTGCCGGCACTTTGGTGCCGCTGGTCAACGACGGCAAATGCCGACGCATGGGAAGCCGGGTTGTCGAGCAGGTTATGAACAGTGCCACGAGCGCCCGGATCGCCGGCCTGCTCGCTTTGGGAAATCAGGTTACCTCGAACTCCTCGGCATGCAGCACCGGCAATGAGGCGATTATCGAGGGGGTTGCCCGGATCAGAAACGGTTTGGCGACGCGCATGCTGGCCGGAGGTTCGGAGGGGGCTTCACCGTACATCTGGGCAGGGTTCGACGCGATGAAGGTCATCTGCCGCAAGTTTAACGATCGGCCGCAGGAGGCGTCGCGTCCGATGAGCGCCACCGCCGCCGGTTTTGTGCCGGGAGCGGGAGGGGCATTTTTGCTCTTGGAGGAATTAGAGGCGGCTTTGGCGCGGGGGGCGCGCATTTATGCCGAGGTTCTGGGCGGAATGGTGAACTGCGGCGGCCATCGGAACGGCGGAACCATAACGGCCCCTAATCCGGAGGGGGTTGTCCGCTGCATAAAGGGGGCGATTGCCGACGCGGGGATTGCTTCCGAACAGATCGACCTGATCAACGGCCATCTGACGGCAACCTCTGCCGATCCGGGAGAGGTGAAGAACTGGTCGGTTGCATTGGGGCGCGGCCCGGAGAATTTCCCGATGATCAACTCGACAAAGTCGATGATCGGACATTGCCTCGGGGCAACTGGCGCGATCGAATGCGTCGGGGTAGTACTGCAGTTGCGGGACGGGTTTATCCATCCTTCCATCAATTGCGAGGATGTTCATCCCCTGATTGCCCCCTGGGAAGGCAGCATCCCGCATGCGGCCGTTGATTCGCCGGATTTAAAGACTGCCATCAAAGCCGGTTTCGGCTTTGGCGACGTAAACAGTTGTCTGATTTTCAAAAAATGGGAAGAATAG
- a CDS encoding phosphopantetheine-binding protein: MGKEQITQKVIDILKGYVKDQSLLEKATPETHIIKDLKVNSARLVDIIIKCEDVFGTTIEDDDADRITTIGDAVELIYQKAA; encoded by the coding sequence ATGGGAAAAGAGCAGATTACACAGAAGGTTATCGATATCTTGAAGGGATATGTAAAGGATCAGTCGCTGCTGGAAAAGGCAACGCCGGAAACTCATATCATCAAGGATTTGAAGGTAAATTCGGCGAGATTGGTCGATATCATCATCAAGTGCGAGGATGTTTTCGGCACCACGATCGAGGATGACGACGCAGACCGGATTACGACTATCGGCGACGCGGTTGAGCTTATTTATCAGAAGGCTGCCTAA